One part of the Acetoanaerobium sticklandii genome encodes these proteins:
- a CDS encoding pyruvate, water dikinase regulatory protein — MSILSVYIISDSLGETGEQVAKAAISQFELDDYEIKRFPYVLNLKLLSEILSEASNESNSVLFYTLVDKEFIDYIKDYSAESGLIAVDLLSPLISAIKESTHLEPAREPGTIRKLDEAYFKRVEAIEFAVKYDDGKDPRGLAKADVVILGISRTSKTPLSMYLANKNIKVANIPLVPESVPPKEIYEVPAKRVIGLTNSPTKLNEIREERLKALGLPKGSSYASMERILDEIDYAEKIMKKIGCPIIDVSNKAIEETAELIISILKRNGIKVFKD, encoded by the coding sequence ATGAGCATATTATCAGTATATATAATATCTGATTCTCTAGGAGAAACAGGTGAACAGGTTGCAAAAGCAGCTATATCTCAATTTGAATTGGATGATTATGAGATAAAAAGATTTCCTTATGTTCTTAATTTAAAGCTTCTTAGCGAAATATTAAGTGAAGCTTCTAACGAATCAAATTCAGTACTTTTTTATACATTAGTAGATAAAGAATTTATTGACTACATAAAAGATTATTCAGCTGAGTCGGGACTTATTGCAGTGGATTTACTTAGCCCTCTTATATCAGCAATAAAAGAATCTACTCACTTAGAACCAGCTAGAGAGCCTGGAACAATAAGAAAACTTGATGAAGCTTATTTTAAAAGGGTAGAGGCTATTGAGTTTGCTGTAAAATACGATGATGGAAAGGACCCAAGAGGTCTTGCTAAGGCAGATGTAGTTATTCTTGGTATATCTCGTACATCTAAGACTCCCCTTTCTATGTATCTTGCAAATAAGAATATAAAGGTAGCAAATATTCCTCTTGTGCCTGAGTCTGTTCCGCCAAAGGAAATATACGAGGTTCCGGCTAAAAGAGTTATAGGGCTTACGAATTCTCCTACAAAACTAAATGAGATAAGAGAAGAAAGATTAAAGGCTCTAGGACTTCCTAAAGGTTCTAGCTATGCGAGTATGGAAAGAATATTAGATGAAATAGATTATGCAGAAAAAATCATGAAAAAAATAGGATGCCCGATAATAGATGTTTCGAATAAAGCTATTGAAGAGACAGCAGAGCTTATTATTAGTATTTTAAAACGTAATGGAATAAAGGTTTTTAAAGATTAA
- the glyS gene encoding glycine--tRNA ligase subunit beta, with translation MNKKLLFEIGTEEIPARFIAKTKADMKGYLEKTLKELHIEYKSIELKCTPRRFVVVIDELAENQATVEEELKGPAKKIAFDENNNPSKALLGFLKGKDISPEEVYFKTVGKDEYAHIKLTKEGQAVKGLLKDIFEGMIKSTTFPKSMRWGGKNIRFVRPIRYFVCLMDEEVIDFEIEGIKTGNITKGHRFLGSSEIVINTPDEYEAKLKENFVILDDEQRKSLILEQCKAVADSLGGTLMMDEDLLEEVNYIVEYPTAFYGEFDESYLSLPKEAIITPMKEHQRYFPVLDADGKLLNKFITVRNGDSYAIDNVKRGNEKVLDARLSDALFFYHEDTKKPLEAYVERLDTIVFQQKLGTILDKTKRIQNLSEKIAKALALTLPNLDRAAYLSKADLTTAMVFEFTELQGIMGRYYANLSNEPSEVAEAIYEHYLPRFAGDELPSTNEGIILALSDRLDSVAGFFAIGIQPTGSQDPYALRRQALGILNIMMEKKLDVRLFDLLDLALENFDFEDMDKQSVKSDLMSFFELRLKNLFTDMGIRYDVVDAIINIEDSNPFDLLIRAKDLDAWVKNNSVTEALQTFSRISNISKEAVAGKVDEALFAHDSEAKLNTAYNSIKAEVEAMLARREYVKALELLISIKDSVDAFFDSVMIMDENMDIRANRLAMLSNIRTTMESVADLSKIVNA, from the coding sequence ATGAATAAAAAGCTATTATTTGAGATAGGAACTGAGGAAATTCCAGCTAGATTTATTGCAAAAACAAAAGCTGATATGAAGGGATATCTAGAAAAAACACTTAAAGAGCTTCATATTGAATATAAATCTATAGAACTAAAATGTACACCTAGAAGATTTGTGGTAGTTATAGATGAGCTAGCAGAAAATCAAGCTACTGTTGAGGAAGAACTAAAAGGTCCAGCTAAGAAAATTGCTTTTGATGAAAATAATAACCCAAGCAAAGCTCTTCTTGGATTTCTAAAGGGCAAAGATATCAGTCCAGAGGAAGTATACTTTAAAACAGTGGGTAAGGATGAATACGCTCATATTAAGCTTACAAAAGAAGGGCAAGCTGTAAAAGGCCTGCTTAAAGATATTTTTGAAGGAATGATAAAATCAACTACCTTCCCTAAATCTATGAGATGGGGTGGCAAAAATATCCGTTTTGTAAGACCGATAAGATATTTCGTATGCCTAATGGATGAAGAAGTAATTGATTTTGAAATTGAAGGCATTAAAACAGGCAATATTACAAAAGGACATAGATTCTTAGGCAGCAGTGAAATAGTAATTAATACTCCTGATGAATATGAAGCTAAGCTTAAGGAAAACTTTGTAATTCTAGATGATGAGCAAAGAAAATCACTAATATTAGAGCAGTGTAAAGCTGTAGCTGATTCTCTTGGTGGAACTCTTATGATGGATGAGGATTTATTAGAGGAAGTAAATTATATTGTAGAGTATCCTACAGCTTTTTATGGAGAGTTTGACGAGAGCTATCTATCGCTTCCAAAGGAAGCAATCATCACTCCTATGAAAGAGCATCAGAGATATTTCCCTGTACTTGACGCAGATGGCAAGCTTCTAAATAAATTCATAACTGTAAGAAATGGCGATAGCTATGCGATAGATAATGTTAAAAGAGGAAATGAAAAGGTACTGGATGCTAGACTTAGTGATGCTCTATTTTTCTATCATGAAGATACTAAAAAGCCTCTAGAGGCTTATGTAGAAAGATTAGATACTATAGTTTTCCAACAAAAACTAGGGACTATACTAGATAAAACCAAGAGAATTCAAAACCTATCAGAAAAAATTGCAAAAGCTCTAGCTTTAACTTTGCCAAATCTAGATAGAGCGGCTTACCTTTCAAAAGCAGATTTGACAACTGCTATGGTTTTTGAATTTACAGAGCTACAAGGTATAATGGGAAGATACTATGCGAATCTTTCAAACGAGCCAAGTGAAGTAGCTGAGGCTATATATGAGCATTATCTTCCTAGATTTGCAGGAGATGAGCTTCCATCTACAAATGAAGGTATAATTCTGGCACTTTCAGATAGATTGGACTCAGTTGCTGGCTTCTTTGCTATAGGTATTCAGCCTACAGGCTCTCAGGATCCATATGCTCTTAGACGTCAGGCTCTTGGCATACTTAATATTATGATGGAAAAGAAGCTAGATGTGAGATTGTTCGACCTACTTGATTTAGCTCTAGAAAATTTTGATTTTGAGGATATGGACAAGCAGTCAGTTAAATCTGACCTTATGTCATTCTTTGAGCTTAGACTTAAGAATCTATTCACTGATATGGGTATACGCTACGATGTAGTTGATGCAATTATTAATATAGAGGATTCTAATCCATTTGATTTATTAATAAGAGCTAAGGATTTAGATGCTTGGGTTAAAAATAATAGCGTAACTGAGGCTCTTCAGACTTTTAGCCGTATATCAAACATTTCCAAGGAAGCAGTTGCTGGAAAGGTAGATGAAGCTTTATTTGCTCATGATAGTGAAGCAAAGTTAAATACTGCATATAATAGTATTAAAGCTGAGGTTGAAGCTATGCTAGCAAGAAGAGAATATGTTAAGGCTTTAGAGTTATTAATCTCTATTAAGGATAGTGTAGATGCATTCTTTGACAGCGTAATGATAATGGACGAAAATATGGATATTAGAGCAAATAGACTTGCTATGCTATCAAATATAAGAACTACAATGGAATCTGTTGCTGATTTATCAAAAATTGTGAATGCATAA
- the ppdK gene encoding pyruvate, phosphate dikinase, translating into MDNKFVYSFHEGSKEMKSLLGGKGANLAEMTNIGLPVPPGFTITTKACINFYDEGKTLWPSLIDEIKLHLAEVEKTLNKRFSDEENPLLVSVRSGAVFSMPGMMDTILNLGLNDKAVKGLAKSTGNERFAYDSYRRFIQMFSDVAMEIPKVRFESLLEEMKENKGVHNDTDLNSEDLKALVEMYKKVYFEEKHEEFPQDPMKQLELAIKAVFESWNNPRAMIYRKLNDIPHDLGTAVNVQSMVFGNMGDKSGTGVAFTRNPADGENKLFGEFLINAQGEDVVAGIRTPNEISELKDIMPEVYSQFVDATKKLEHHYKDMQDIEFTIENERLFLLQTRAGKRTAHAAINVAVDLVDENLISKEEAIMRIEPNQLDQLLHPMFEPKALADAQIIAKGLPASPGAASGKIYFHADDVVAAKARGEKSILVRQETSPEDIEGMVAAEGILTARGGMTSHAAVVARGMGKCCVAGCSEIRVDETSKIIKVKNEIIKEGEFISLDGSAGTVYRGEIIKIQPELSGNFEKFMTWVDEFRRLKVRTNADTPKDAAQAVVFGAEGIGLCRTEHMFFDEKRIPAVRRMIVSTTLEERKKALDELLPMQRKDFYEIYEAMGERPVTVRLLDPPLHEFLPHGDEDIKSLAESMNIAFEDLKDRIEDLAEFNPMLGHRGCRLAVTYPEIYRMQTRAIIEAALDIKKSGMESILPEIMIPLIGDVVELKYVKKEIEEEIQLVFDERNDKVNYLIGTMIEVPRAAITADEIATEAEFFSFGTNDLTQMGYGFSRDDAGKFLSDYESKGIFEKSPFEVLDQKGIGKLMEIAVDLGKKTRANIKLGICGEHGGEPSSVEFCHRLGLDYVSCSPYRVPIARLAAAQAVIKESVNVTRDK; encoded by the coding sequence ATGGATAATAAATTTGTATATAGTTTTCATGAAGGTTCAAAAGAAATGAAATCACTACTTGGTGGGAAGGGTGCTAATTTAGCTGAAATGACTAATATAGGACTGCCTGTTCCTCCAGGATTTACTATAACTACAAAGGCTTGTATTAATTTCTACGATGAAGGAAAAACTCTATGGCCATCACTAATAGATGAAATTAAGCTTCATCTTGCTGAGGTAGAAAAAACATTAAATAAAAGGTTCTCAGATGAAGAAAATCCACTTCTTGTTTCTGTTCGCTCTGGAGCAGTTTTCTCAATGCCTGGAATGATGGATACTATACTTAACCTTGGACTTAATGACAAAGCAGTAAAAGGTCTTGCTAAATCTACAGGTAATGAGCGTTTTGCTTATGATAGCTATAGAAGATTTATTCAGATGTTCTCAGATGTAGCTATGGAAATTCCAAAGGTTAGGTTTGAATCCTTACTTGAGGAAATGAAAGAAAATAAAGGAGTTCATAACGATACAGACTTAAATAGTGAGGATTTAAAGGCACTAGTTGAAATGTACAAAAAAGTATATTTCGAAGAAAAGCATGAAGAGTTTCCGCAAGATCCAATGAAACAGCTAGAGCTTGCAATTAAAGCTGTATTTGAGTCTTGGAACAATCCTAGAGCTATGATATATAGAAAGCTTAATGATATTCCACACGATTTAGGAACTGCAGTAAATGTACAGTCAATGGTGTTTGGAAATATGGGAGATAAGTCTGGAACAGGTGTTGCATTTACTAGAAATCCAGCAGATGGAGAAAATAAACTCTTTGGAGAGTTCTTGATAAATGCACAAGGAGAAGATGTAGTTGCAGGTATACGTACTCCAAATGAAATCTCTGAGCTAAAAGATATTATGCCAGAAGTTTACAGTCAATTTGTGGATGCAACTAAAAAGCTAGAGCACCATTACAAGGATATGCAAGATATTGAGTTTACTATAGAAAATGAGAGATTATTTTTACTTCAAACTAGAGCTGGAAAAAGAACTGCTCATGCAGCAATCAATGTTGCAGTTGATTTAGTAGATGAAAATCTTATTTCTAAAGAAGAAGCTATTATGAGAATAGAGCCTAATCAATTAGATCAGTTACTGCATCCAATGTTTGAGCCAAAAGCTTTAGCAGATGCTCAAATTATTGCAAAAGGACTTCCAGCATCTCCTGGTGCTGCTTCTGGAAAGATTTATTTCCATGCAGATGATGTAGTTGCAGCGAAAGCTAGAGGAGAAAAATCTATCCTAGTAAGACAAGAGACATCTCCTGAGGATATAGAGGGAATGGTAGCGGCAGAGGGTATTCTTACAGCTAGAGGTGGAATGACATCTCACGCTGCAGTTGTTGCAAGAGGTATGGGTAAATGCTGCGTAGCTGGATGTAGTGAAATAAGAGTTGATGAGACTTCTAAAATTATTAAAGTTAAGAATGAAATTATAAAAGAGGGAGAATTTATTTCTCTTGATGGAAGTGCTGGAACAGTATATAGAGGAGAAATTATTAAGATTCAACCAGAGCTAAGTGGAAATTTTGAAAAATTCATGACCTGGGTAGATGAATTTAGAAGATTGAAAGTTAGAACCAATGCGGACACTCCTAAGGATGCAGCTCAAGCAGTAGTGTTTGGGGCAGAAGGAATTGGACTTTGCCGTACTGAGCATATGTTCTTTGATGAAAAAAGAATTCCAGCTGTTAGAAGGATGATAGTGTCTACTACTTTAGAGGAAAGAAAAAAAGCTCTTGATGAACTTCTTCCTATGCAAAGGAAGGATTTCTATGAAATCTATGAGGCTATGGGAGAAAGACCTGTTACAGTAAGACTTTTAGATCCTCCACTTCATGAATTCTTGCCACATGGTGATGAAGATATTAAATCTTTAGCGGAGTCTATGAATATAGCATTCGAAGATTTAAAAGATAGAATAGAAGATTTGGCTGAATTTAACCCTATGCTTGGGCATAGAGGATGCAGACTTGCTGTTACCTATCCAGAAATATACAGAATGCAGACAAGAGCGATAATCGAAGCTGCTTTAGATATAAAAAAATCTGGAATGGAGTCTATACTTCCAGAAATAATGATACCTCTTATAGGAGACGTTGTTGAGCTTAAATATGTTAAAAAAGAAATAGAAGAAGAAATTCAGTTAGTATTTGATGAAAGAAATGATAAAGTAAACTACCTAATAGGAACTATGATAGAGGTTCCTAGAGCAGCAATAACAGCAGATGAAATAGCTACTGAAGCAGAATTCTTTAGCTTCGGAACAAACGACCTTACTCAAATGGGATATGGCTTCTCAAGAGATGATGCAGGTAAATTCTTATCTGATTATGAGTCTAAAGGTATTTTTGAAAAAAGTCCATTTGAAGTGCTAGATCAAAAAGGTATAGGAAAGCTTATGGAAATAGCTGTTGATTTAGGAAAGAAAACGAGAGCAAATATTAAGCTTGGAATCTGTGGAGAGCATGGCGGAGAGCCATCTTCTGTAGAGTTCTGCCATAGATTGGGCCTAGATTATGTTTCTTGCTCGCCTTATAGAGTCCCAATAGCTAGACTTGCAGCTGCTCAGGCAGTTATAAAAGAAAGTGTAAATGTAACTAGAGATAAGTAG
- a CDS encoding DUF4342 domain-containing protein yields MVTLEKIDQVVDRTGVTYEQARDALNACEGDVIDAIIYLEKSQHSFMENINIKSSEVTDTLKDLLKKGNVTRVLVEKDGEVLLNLPVTVGAIGLVMAPVVAMIGVGAAFVTKYTIKIVKEDGEEIDVNKMTEEKVAEVKKMVDEKMGKKDSADVTEEVIKEEEEDKEI; encoded by the coding sequence ATGGTAACATTAGAAAAAATTGATCAAGTTGTAGACAGAACAGGTGTGACATATGAGCAGGCAAGAGATGCACTTAATGCTTGTGAAGGCGATGTTATAGATGCTATCATCTATTTAGAAAAAAGCCAACACAGTTTTATGGAAAATATCAACATCAAAAGCAGTGAAGTTACAGACACACTAAAAGACCTTCTTAAAAAAGGCAATGTAACAAGAGTTCTAGTGGAAAAAGACGGAGAGGTTTTACTTAATCTTCCAGTTACTGTAGGGGCTATTGGTCTTGTTATGGCTCCAGTTGTTGCTATGATAGGAGTAGGTGCAGCTTTTGTAACTAAATATACTATTAAGATAGTAAAGGAAGACGGAGAAGAAATAGATGTAAATAAAATGACAGAAGAAAAAGTTGCTGAAGTAAAGAAAATGGTAGATGAAAAAATGGGTAAAAAAGATTCTGCTGATGTGACTGAAGAAGTAATAAAAGAAGAAGAGGAAGATAAAGAAATTTAA
- a CDS encoding helix-turn-helix transcriptional regulator encodes MEVRKIQITERQQKIIDIVKADQPITSEQIASKLGLTRATLRPDLSILTMSGLLDARPKVGYFYTENAIKSYSIREISNKKVANVMSIPIIIEENVSIHSAIVTMFLEDVGSIFITSNKYLSGVVSRKDLLKSAIGNGDISSIPVSMAMTRMPNIICVKENETVEDALRKLIEHEVDSLPVVQIEKDGNNEQYVVVGRFSKTTVARLFMEILQN; translated from the coding sequence ATGGAGGTGAGGAAAATTCAAATTACTGAACGCCAGCAAAAAATCATTGATATTGTAAAAGCTGACCAGCCCATTACAAGTGAGCAGATTGCTAGTAAGCTAGGACTTACTAGAGCGACTCTTAGACCAGATTTATCCATACTTACAATGAGCGGACTTTTAGACGCACGTCCAAAGGTAGGATATTTTTATACAGAAAATGCAATAAAATCATATAGCATAAGAGAGATAAGCAACAAAAAAGTTGCAAATGTAATGAGTATACCAATCATCATAGAGGAAAATGTATCTATTCACAGTGCGATAGTAACTATGTTCCTAGAAGATGTAGGCTCGATATTCATCACATCTAATAAATATCTTAGTGGAGTGGTATCCAGAAAGGATTTATTAAAAAGTGCAATAGGAAATGGAGATATATCTTCTATACCAGTTAGCATGGCAATGACAAGAATGCCGAATATCATTTGTGTCAAGGAAAATGAGACCGTAGAAGATGCACTTAGAAAGCTAATAGAGCATGAAGTAGATAGTCTGCCTGTGGTTCAAATTGAAAAGGATGGAAATAACGAGCAGTATGTTGTTGTTGGAAGATTTTCGAAAACTACGGTAGCCAGATTATTTATGGAAATATTACAAAACTAA
- the glyQ gene encoding glycine--tRNA ligase subunit alpha, whose product MNFQQMILKLQEYWSNQGCIIMQAYDSEKGAGTMNPATFLRALGPEPWKVCYTEPSRRPADARYGENPNRLYQHHQFQVIMKPSPDNIQDIYLKSLEAIGINPKEHDIRFVEDNWENPTFGAWGLGWEVWLDGMEITQFTYFQQVGSIDCELESAELTYGLERIALYLQEKNNVYDIDFTDEIKYGEVFKKAEYEHSVYSFELSDKDMLLNMFNTYEKEATRLIDEGLVMPAYDYVLKSSHAFNLLDARGAIGVSQRALYIGRVRNMARKIASAYVKQREEMGFPLLKGGDINE is encoded by the coding sequence ATGAATTTTCAGCAAATGATATTGAAACTTCAAGAATATTGGTCAAACCAAGGCTGTATCATAATGCAAGCGTATGATAGCGAAAAAGGTGCAGGAACTATGAATCCAGCAACCTTTTTAAGAGCACTTGGGCCAGAGCCTTGGAAAGTATGCTATACAGAGCCGTCTAGAAGACCAGCAGATGCAAGATATGGCGAGAATCCGAATAGACTATATCAGCATCACCAATTCCAAGTAATAATGAAGCCATCACCAGATAATATTCAAGATATTTATCTTAAATCACTTGAAGCTATAGGAATTAATCCTAAAGAGCATGATATTAGATTTGTGGAAGACAACTGGGAAAACCCTACCTTTGGAGCATGGGGGCTAGGCTGGGAAGTTTGGCTTGATGGAATGGAAATTACCCAATTTACTTATTTTCAGCAAGTAGGTTCTATTGACTGTGAGCTTGAATCTGCTGAGCTTACCTATGGATTGGAAAGAATCGCTCTATATCTGCAAGAGAAAAACAATGTCTATGATATAGATTTCACTGATGAAATTAAGTATGGAGAAGTATTTAAAAAAGCTGAGTACGAGCATTCTGTATACAGTTTTGAGCTATCTGATAAGGATATGCTTCTTAATATGTTCAATACCTATGAAAAAGAAGCTACTAGACTTATTGATGAGGGCCTTGTAATGCCTGCCTATGACTATGTACTTAAATCATCTCACGCCTTTAATTTATTAGATGCAAGAGGAGCTATCGGAGTAAGTCAAAGAGCTCTTTATATAGGAAGAGTTAGAAATATGGCTAGAAAAATTGCATCAGCATATGTAAAGCAACGTGAAGAGATGGGCTTCCCATTACTAAAAGGTGGTGATATCAATGAATAA